The genomic stretch ATCTGTCGATCGATAGTGCGACTCGCGAGTCTAGCGAGCGTGCGACAAGCGTAGCTCGGATGGAGCGAAGCGCAATCCGGGTTCGTTTTGGTCAGGGCTGCCGGCGTCATCCCGCATATCGCTGCGCTCATGCGGGCTTCTGTAACGGGCAGTGGTTAGTCAATCCCTTTTTACGTGATCCTCTCGCCGGCGACTTGCTTCTGTCCGGGATCGGCGCGGTGGCCGTCACCTTTAGGGGTGCGTAAGAGGAGCCGGCCGGCCAATCTACGGAAGCGTGGTTGTGAGCCGACTTCCCGCATGGCGGCCTGACCGGATCCATCGTCCCGGCGAAGGGACCTCGCGCGGGGAAGACCTGGTGTCGTGGGCCTCCCCGAACCGATGATTTCTCCCTGTTAAGCTGCCAGCGCCTTGGCGTTGGGGTTGAACGGCTTGGTGTCGGCGAGCATGCGATGCAGGACGACCGCGAGCTTGCGCGCCAGCGCGACCTTGGCCTTGCGCAGGCCGGCGCGCCGGGCGATCCGCATCGCCCAGCTCTTCAGTTCGGTGCAGTTCTTGACCGGCTTGGTCAGCATGACATGAGCCGCCTGATAGAGCGCCTCGCGCACCGAAGCATCGCCGATCTTGGTGATGCGGCCGGTGTAATCGGTCTGTCCCGATTGATACTTCTTCGGCGTCAGGCCGAAATGCGCGCCGGCCGCCTTCGACGAGTTGAAGCGCGCCGGATCGTCGATCGCGCAGGCATAGGTCAGCGCCACGATCGGGCCGACCGACGGCGTCGTCATCAGCAGCCGCGCCTGCGGTTGCGCTCTGGCGAGCTGCACGACTTGTTTGTTCAGGCATTTGAACTCGCGCAGCAGCACCGCATGAACCGCGAGCAGCGCCTTCGCAATCGACGCCAGCGCCGCGTGTCCGGCGACCAATTCTTCGATCCGCGCCGCGAAGCTGCGCTCGGTGGTCCTGCCGACCTTCAGCCCGAAGCCGCGCAACACCCCACGCAGACTGTTCTCGACGTCGAGCAGCTTCGACTGCAGCAGCTTGCGCGCGGTCAACACCGCCCGAACCTCCTGCGCTTCGATCGACTTGCAATGAACCGGCCG from Rhodopseudomonas sp. BAL398 encodes the following:
- a CDS encoding IS110 family transposase, giving the protein MYHYAGIDVSLEQSAVCIVDGAGKILREAKVASEPEALIAWFGSQGWTLERIGLEAGPLSQWLYAGLRGAGLAVELLETRHVRDAFKAMSVKTDRNDARAIAQLMRLGWFRPVHCKSIEAQEVRAVLTARKLLQSKLLDVENSLRGVLRGFGLKVGRTTERSFAARIEELVAGHAALASIAKALLAVHAVLLREFKCLNKQVVQLARAQPQARLLMTTPSVGPIVALTYACAIDDPARFNSSKAAGAHFGLTPKKYQSGQTDYTGRITKIGDASVREALYQAAHVMLTKPVKNCTELKSWAMRIARRAGLRKAKVALARKLAVVLHRMLADTKPFNPNAKALAA